In Triticum aestivum cultivar Chinese Spring unplaced genomic scaffold, IWGSC CS RefSeq v2.1 scaffold121298, whole genome shotgun sequence, the following proteins share a genomic window:
- the LOC123177175 gene encoding uncharacterized protein, with product MEGLDVDDVFHHYRLSPTEVDAVTYYLPRLLSGETLHGVDKLIHRANISGCEPKDLAARYAPVPQAVSSGDRFFFTTCKSKNGSKHQSLRGAGTGTWTIQKTTEICHAGVKVGEVKNLSFKKKGKSTGWVMEEYRCLLPEATVSDGVKVFCKMHLAQHAPDAARQESEAYKLQQPQPEAVTQSTHAQKRPATAAAAEPHPASPKKRMRGAVPVPAPATSSFTAAAPVFLPDEYVREADDDMARFCCTIDELLGSQAEENLPVGATNSIEQNFYLEPEGLFADAAEEIVPLEADELEFLRTFLDEEAEESTNDKSSIAQDVGTYKPPPPIIFHDPFEAAWKAEEALEKEKRCNAAANLHAGGHSNFFSPASVY from the coding sequence ATGGAGGGGCTCGACGTCGACGACGTCTTCCACCACTACCGGCTGAGCCCTACGGAAGTGGACGCCGTCACCTACTACCTACCACGCCTCCTCTCCGGCGAGACGCTGCACGGCGTCGACAAGCTCATCCACCGCGCCAACATCTCCGGCTGCGAGCCCAAGGATCTGGCCGCCCGGTACGCGCCCGTGCCGCAGGCCGTGAGCAGCGGCGACCGGTTCTTCTTCACCACGTGCAAGAGCAAGAACGGGAGCAAGCACCAGAGCTTGCGCGGCGCCGGCACCGGCACCTGGACCATCCAGAAGACCACGGAGATTTGCCACGCGGGAGTCAAGGTCGGCGAGGTCAAGAACCTGtccttcaagaagaagggcaagtccacGGGCTGGGTCATGGAGGAGTACCGGTGCCTGCTGCCGGAGGCCACCGTCAGCGACGGGGTGAAGGTCTTCTGCAAGATGCACTTGGCTCAGCATGCCCCTGACGCGGCCCGACAGGAATCGGAGGCGTACAAGCTTCAACAACCGCAACCGGAGGCCGTGACCCAGAGCACGCACGCGCAGAAGAGGCCAGcgaccgctgccgccgccgagCCTCATCCGGCGAGCCCCAAGAAGAGGATGCGCGGTGCCGTCCCGGTCCCGGCACCTGCCACATCGTCGTTCACCGCTGCAGCACCGGTTTTCTTGCCGGATGAATACGTACGTGAAGCTGACGACGACATGGCCCGGTTCTGTTGCACAATCGATGAGCTTCTCGGGTCACAAGCGGAGGAAAATCTCCCGGTCGGAGCTACTAACAGCATCGAACAGAATTTCTACTTGGAACCAGAGGGGCTTTTCGCTGATGCTGCAGAAGAAATCGTCCCGCTCGAAGCTGACGAGCTGGAGTTCCTTAGGACCTTCCTCGATGAAGAAGCAGAAGAGTCGACGAACGACAAGTCATCCATTGCCCAAGACGTGGGGACttacaagccgccgccgccgatcatCTTCCATGATCCATTTGAAGCAGCGTGGAAGGCCGAAGAGGCGCTGGAGAAGGAGAAGAGGTGCAATGCCGCGGCCAATCTTCACGCTGGAGGGCACAGCAACTTCTTCTCGCCTGCAAGTGTCTACTAA